The Lycium barbarum isolate Lr01 chromosome 9, ASM1917538v2, whole genome shotgun sequence genome has a segment encoding these proteins:
- the LOC132610537 gene encoding rapid alkalinization factor-like, translating to MAKSSCSSFIIFSLLIAASIISGDATDFDMNGWIPMKSADSCQGSIAECMTAGEFEMDSESNRRILATTDYITYGALQRNKVPCSRRGAPYYNCETGAEANPYTRGCSAITRCRS from the exons ATGGCAAAGTCCTCTTGCTCCAGTTTCATCATCTTTTCACTATTAATCGCAGCGTCGATTATCTCCGGCGATGCTACCGACTTCGACATGAACGGCTGGATTCCCATGAAATCCGCCGACAGCTGTCAAG GTTCAATAGCGGAGTGCATGACCGCTGGTGAATTTGAAATGGATTCAGAGAGCAACAGGCGCATTTTAGCAACTACTGATTACATAACCTATGGTGCACTGCAGAGGAACAAGGTTCCGTGTTCTAGAAGAGGTGCTCCATATTATAACTGCGAGACAGGTGCGGAAGCTAATCCGTATACTCGTGGTTGCAGTGCTATTACTCGTTGCCGGAGTTAA